One genomic window of Gracilinema caldarium DSM 7334 includes the following:
- the deoC gene encoding deoxyribose-phosphate aldolase produces MSKEWTKATIAKTIDHTILKPTATAEQIRELCAEARANHFASVCVNPCWVPLVAKELNNSDVLVCTVIGFPLGANPTEIKVEETKWAVKNGAQEVDMVINIGALKGGDYKAVEEDIRAVVKAAGKATIKVIIETCFLSNDEKRIACEAAMKAGAHFVKTSTGFGTGGATVEDVKLMRKTVGDTMKVKASGGVRSYHDAIAMLDAGADRIGTSSGVAIVAELPE; encoded by the coding sequence ATGTCTAAAGAATGGACCAAAGCGACAATAGCAAAGACTATTGACCATACCATTTTAAAGCCCACTGCAACTGCTGAACAGATCCGAGAGCTCTGTGCAGAAGCCCGGGCGAATCATTTTGCCTCGGTCTGCGTGAACCCCTGCTGGGTGCCCCTGGTTGCGAAGGAATTGAATAACAGCGACGTTCTGGTATGCACCGTGATCGGCTTCCCCCTGGGAGCTAATCCTACAGAAATTAAGGTGGAAGAAACCAAATGGGCCGTTAAAAATGGTGCCCAGGAAGTGGATATGGTCATCAATATAGGTGCCCTCAAAGGAGGCGACTATAAAGCCGTAGAAGAAGATATCCGAGCAGTGGTAAAGGCTGCCGGCAAAGCGACTATTAAGGTTATTATCGAAACCTGCTTCCTCTCCAACGATGAAAAAAGGATCGCCTGTGAAGCCGCAATGAAAGCAGGTGCCCACTTTGTTAAAACCTCCACCGGTTTCGGTACCGGCGGTGCTACTGTAGAAGATGTCAAATTGATGAGAAAAACTGTTGGTGACACCATGAAGGTTAAGGCTTCCGGCGGGGTTAGGTCCTATCATGATGCTATCGCTATGCTCGATGCGGGAGCTGATCGGATTGGCACCTCCTCCGGTGTGGCTATAGTAGCGGAACTGCCGGAATAA
- a CDS encoding ABC transporter ATP-binding protein, producing the protein MAYIIEMLNIVKTFPGIRANDDVTLQVEEGSIHALLGENGAGKSTLMSILFGLYQPDSGVIRVHGKEVKITDPNVANDLGIGMVHQHFKLVHNFTVAENIVLGLEPRKGPLINIASAEKRVAEISKRYGLEVDPKAKIEDITVGMQQRVEILKMLYRNADILIFDEPTAVLTPQEINELMEIMRRLTAEGKTVLLITHKLKEIKAVADVCTVLRRGRLVGTVPVKDASEAQLAEMMVGRAVNFSVNKKPAIPGEVLLEVQDLKVKNSKGLLGVKGVSLKVRRGEILGLCGIDGNGQTELVYALTGLAPVEGGKILLNGKDITHLPVKERLEAGLGHIPEDRHRHGLVLDFRLDENLVVHNFQRRPFSKLGVLDYTSIRANAERLIKEFDVRSGEGPATPSRSLSGGNQQKAIVAREIDRSPEVLIVAQPTRGLDVGAIEYIHQRIVEERDKGKAILLVSLELDEILDLSDRIAVIFNGEIVAEVDAAKTNENELGLYMAGSMRKAV; encoded by the coding sequence ATGGCATATATCATCGAGATGCTTAATATTGTAAAAACCTTCCCGGGTATTCGCGCAAATGATGATGTTACCCTTCAGGTAGAAGAAGGGTCCATTCATGCACTGTTAGGTGAAAATGGTGCGGGCAAATCCACCCTGATGAGTATTTTATTTGGTCTTTATCAACCTGATTCTGGGGTTATCAGGGTCCATGGAAAAGAGGTGAAAATAACCGATCCTAATGTGGCTAATGATTTAGGGATTGGTATGGTGCATCAGCATTTTAAGCTGGTCCATAATTTTACGGTCGCAGAGAATATAGTGCTGGGCCTGGAACCAAGAAAGGGCCCGCTTATCAATATTGCAAGTGCCGAAAAGCGAGTAGCTGAAATCTCGAAACGCTATGGACTCGAAGTAGATCCAAAAGCGAAAATAGAAGATATCACCGTGGGTATGCAACAGCGGGTAGAAATTCTTAAAATGCTGTACCGGAATGCGGATATTCTTATTTTTGATGAGCCTACCGCAGTCCTCACACCGCAGGAAATTAATGAACTTATGGAAATAATGCGTCGTCTTACTGCAGAAGGGAAGACTGTCCTCTTAATTACCCATAAGCTTAAGGAAATAAAAGCAGTCGCAGACGTTTGTACCGTGCTTCGCCGAGGGCGCCTCGTGGGTACCGTGCCTGTTAAGGATGCCTCAGAAGCTCAATTGGCAGAAATGATGGTTGGCCGGGCTGTCAATTTCTCGGTTAATAAAAAGCCCGCGATCCCTGGCGAGGTTTTGCTTGAGGTTCAAGACCTAAAGGTAAAGAATTCCAAGGGGCTTCTTGGCGTAAAAGGTGTTTCTCTTAAGGTTCGCCGGGGTGAAATTCTCGGTCTTTGTGGTATAGATGGCAACGGACAAACCGAACTGGTCTATGCGCTCACCGGCCTCGCCCCTGTCGAAGGGGGAAAGATCCTTTTAAACGGCAAAGATATAACCCACCTGCCGGTAAAGGAACGGCTCGAAGCCGGCCTTGGCCATATACCGGAGGACCGGCACCGGCATGGGCTGGTGCTCGACTTCCGTCTGGACGAAAACCTGGTGGTCCACAACTTCCAGAGGCGCCCCTTCTCTAAGCTTGGGGTCCTCGATTATACCTCGATCCGTGCTAATGCGGAGCGGCTTATTAAGGAATTCGATGTTCGTTCCGGTGAAGGCCCTGCTACACCTTCCCGCAGTCTTTCTGGCGGTAACCAGCAGAAAGCTATTGTTGCCCGGGAAATCGACCGGTCACCAGAGGTACTCATTGTAGCCCAACCAACCCGGGGGCTAGATGTGGGAGCTATCGAGTATATCCATCAGCGTATTGTAGAAGAGCGGGATAAGGGTAAAGCAATTCTACTCGTTTCTCTGGAATTGGATGAAATATTGGACCTTTCAGATCGTATTGCCGTAATATTTAATGGCGAAATTGTTGCTGAGGTGGATGCAGCCAAAACAAATGAAAACGAACTCGGGCTCTATATGGCTGGCTCGATGAGAAAGGCGGTGTAA
- a CDS encoding peptidyl-prolyl cis-trans isomerase, which translates to MKRNLLLTLFVCAVTVLIHAQTDLQPVALVKLTKTEPITVKQLKAEVQKIESQTGKSLTVDERKQVLDIMINERLALQAAERDKISVTDAEINQQLQQVRSTMAQNIGRQPTDTEFETAIKQQTGMDLASYKEQMKRLATVQKYLMTKKQDIIQSIQKPTESEIKNFYELNKAKLVRPDTVRFSMIFIPYGSDATAKAKAKELAEKLIKDIGTNPSKFDEAVLRGQSSTAGYQAGDGGYLPKTPEAQNIVGKEFINIAFSLKQGEVSRLIENTKGYQIIKITETYSQKTLELDDIYQLGSKVSVHDYIGNVLYQQTQQAAFDRASKELVDELRAGGKSFQVFDKLIAY; encoded by the coding sequence ATGAAACGCAACCTACTACTAACATTATTTGTCTGTGCTGTGACGGTCCTCATACATGCTCAGACTGATTTACAGCCCGTAGCTCTTGTAAAATTAACTAAAACTGAACCTATTACAGTTAAGCAATTAAAAGCTGAGGTTCAGAAAATTGAATCACAGACGGGGAAGTCCCTGACAGTTGATGAGCGGAAACAGGTGCTGGATATTATGATTAATGAACGGCTTGCTTTGCAGGCCGCAGAACGGGACAAAATATCCGTAACTGATGCCGAAATTAATCAGCAGTTACAACAAGTTCGATCAACTATGGCTCAAAATATTGGAAGACAACCTACGGATACCGAATTTGAAACTGCTATTAAACAACAGACTGGAATGGATCTAGCTTCTTATAAAGAACAAATGAAACGGCTTGCAACAGTACAAAAATATCTTATGACTAAAAAGCAAGATATTATTCAATCAATACAGAAACCTACTGAATCAGAAATAAAAAACTTCTATGAACTAAACAAAGCAAAACTTGTCCGGCCTGATACAGTTCGTTTTTCCATGATTTTTATTCCCTATGGAAGTGATGCAACTGCTAAGGCTAAAGCTAAGGAATTAGCAGAAAAACTAATCAAAGATATTGGTACAAATCCATCCAAATTTGATGAGGCTGTGCTTCGGGGACAGTCAAGTACTGCTGGCTACCAAGCTGGCGATGGTGGGTATTTACCAAAAACTCCTGAGGCGCAGAATATTGTCGGTAAAGAATTTATTAATATTGCCTTTTCATTGAAACAAGGTGAAGTATCACGACTTATTGAGAATACAAAGGGTTATCAAATTATAAAAATTACCGAAACTTACAGTCAGAAAACACTTGAGTTGGATGATATCTACCAATTGGGAAGCAAGGTATCTGTTCATGATTATATCGGTAATGTACTATATCAGCAAACTCAGCAAGCTGCTTTCGATCGGGCTAGTAAAGAGCTAGTTGATGAGTTGCGCGCTGGTGGTAAGTCATTTCAGGTTTTCGATAAGCTTATTGCATACTAA
- a CDS encoding ABC transporter permease, whose translation MNLLINMFPIALMFAAPIVIAALGGLFSERSGIVNVALEGIMMVGGFAAATVTVMLEPILPGWAPWIGMLVGLLSGMVFSLLHALASVNFKADQVVSGTALNILAGGLTVYLAQIIFRQQRTKAFTTGLAKITIPGLKDIPILGPTLFDHVYPTFYVALLLVVLTWFIVYKTPFGLRLRACGEHPQAAASMGINVYRMRYLGVMASGVLAGLAGGVMVLTQDIQYTLTSIHGTGFIALGSLIFGKWSPWGVLGAGLFFGFSQALSYYAKDIPFMATLPQEFFYLFPYVLTIIALILFSGKAVGPKAAGEIYDPGKR comes from the coding sequence ATGAATCTCCTCATTAATATGTTCCCTATTGCATTGATGTTTGCTGCCCCCATTGTTATTGCAGCCCTGGGTGGGCTTTTTAGCGAACGTTCCGGTATTGTCAACGTAGCTCTGGAAGGCATTATGATGGTAGGCGGTTTTGCAGCTGCCACGGTGACGGTTATGCTGGAACCGATACTGCCTGGCTGGGCTCCATGGATTGGAATGCTGGTTGGACTCCTGTCGGGGATGGTTTTTTCCTTGCTCCACGCCCTTGCTTCAGTTAACTTTAAGGCAGATCAGGTCGTTTCCGGTACGGCCTTAAATATTCTGGCAGGGGGCCTTACGGTATATCTGGCCCAAATTATTTTCCGTCAACAACGCACCAAGGCCTTTACCACTGGTCTTGCTAAAATCACCATTCCTGGGCTCAAGGATATTCCCATACTGGGACCCACCCTCTTTGACCATGTTTATCCCACTTTTTATGTTGCCCTGTTACTGGTGGTGCTTACCTGGTTTATCGTGTATAAAACTCCCTTTGGACTGCGCCTTCGGGCTTGTGGTGAACATCCTCAGGCGGCGGCATCTATGGGTATTAACGTCTATAGGATGCGATATCTCGGTGTTATGGCTTCGGGCGTCCTTGCGGGTCTTGCAGGGGGTGTTATGGTACTAACCCAGGATATTCAGTATACCCTGACATCCATCCATGGTACGGGCTTTATCGCTCTCGGCTCTTTAATATTTGGAAAGTGGAGCCCCTGGGGAGTCCTCGGTGCAGGCCTCTTCTTCGGTTTTTCCCAGGCCCTGTCCTATTATGCCAAGGACATTCCCTTTATGGCCACCCTTCCCCAGGAGTTCTTTTACCTCTTCCCCTATGTGCTTACCATCATCGCCCTGATTCTCTTCTCAGGCAAAGCCGTCGGCCCCAAAGCGGCCGGCGAAATCTACGACCCGGGAAAACGGTAA
- a CDS encoding BMP family lipoprotein, producing the protein MKRVIVAAIATLAVFSMAFVSCTQKKPAAAAAPAFRIGLVTDIGGIDDKSFNQGTWEGIVRFAKEVGLKEGDYKYLQSAAEADYIPNLSTFSDEKLDLIAAPGFLFEKSISEVADKYPNNKYLIIDSVVAKPNVVSAVFAEHEGSFLVGVAAGLKAKADGKKIVGFLGGMQFPLIEKFQAGFEQGVKAVYPECKILVDYAGDFSAPDKGQAIAQKQFNAGAYIIFHAAGGTGNGMIKEAKERTAKGDVRWAIGVDKDQYTDGIYDEANKKSAVLTSMMKRVDVAAHDVAKMTMEGKFPGGQTLVFSVANKGVGIPENNQNLSDDIVAKVKEFEAKIASGELKVSETPAK; encoded by the coding sequence ATGAAACGTGTAATTGTTGCTGCTATCGCAACCCTCGCTGTGTTTTCCATGGCTTTTGTGTCCTGTACACAGAAGAAACCCGCTGCAGCTGCTGCTCCTGCTTTCCGGATTGGATTAGTAACTGATATCGGTGGTATTGATGACAAGTCCTTTAATCAGGGTACCTGGGAAGGCATTGTTCGTTTTGCAAAAGAAGTTGGTCTGAAAGAGGGGGATTATAAATATCTCCAGTCCGCTGCTGAAGCTGATTATATTCCTAATCTCTCTACCTTTTCCGACGAAAAACTTGATTTGATTGCTGCACCTGGCTTTCTTTTTGAAAAGTCTATTAGTGAAGTTGCAGACAAATATCCCAACAATAAGTACCTTATCATTGACTCTGTAGTTGCTAAACCCAATGTAGTGTCCGCAGTGTTTGCAGAACATGAAGGTTCTTTCCTGGTTGGTGTTGCTGCAGGGCTCAAAGCCAAGGCTGATGGTAAAAAAATAGTCGGCTTCCTTGGTGGTATGCAGTTCCCCCTTATCGAAAAATTCCAGGCTGGTTTTGAACAGGGTGTTAAGGCCGTCTACCCTGAATGCAAAATTCTTGTTGACTATGCCGGAGACTTTAGTGCACCCGATAAGGGTCAGGCTATTGCCCAGAAGCAGTTCAATGCTGGCGCTTATATCATTTTCCATGCCGCGGGTGGTACCGGCAATGGTATGATTAAGGAAGCCAAAGAACGGACCGCCAAGGGCGATGTCCGTTGGGCTATTGGTGTCGATAAGGATCAGTATACTGACGGTATTTATGACGAAGCCAACAAGAAGTCTGCTGTTCTGACCTCCATGATGAAGCGGGTTGATGTTGCTGCCCATGATGTAGCCAAGATGACTATGGAAGGCAAATTCCCCGGTGGTCAGACCCTCGTATTCTCTGTAGCTAATAAGGGTGTTGGTATCCCTGAAAACAACCAAAACCTCTCTGACGATATTGTCGCCAAAGTAAAAGAATTTGAAGCTAAGATCGCCTCCGGCGAGCTTAAGGTTTCAGAAACTCCTGCGAAGTAA
- a CDS encoding ABC transporter permease: MKSSKRLQLIVPLIAVLLGFVLGAIVITITGKSPGGMFLAMGRTLTGIDFSGRTGINLRYVGEFILQALPITLTGLAVAFAFRTGLFNIGAEGQLMVGSLAAVAVALMVKAPPVIHPIIGIFAAMAAGALWASIPGLLKARFNVHEVVVSIMMNYTALHFVNWSLLQFGSVDRVKTPEFPPSATLKSEFLANLTNGSRLNWGIIPVILAVIIFWFVVEKTTFGYRLRAVGFNKDAARYAGMKVEQNIVLSMMISGAFAGLAGAVITLGTFNFGRVLPSFEGYGMDGIAVALVGGNHALGVFLSGLLFGMLKAAQPLMQSQGIPREIASIIQASIVLFVAMKLGIEAALEFFTRKNGNSRIVSRKMGGKK, encoded by the coding sequence GTGAAAAGCAGTAAACGGCTTCAACTTATTGTACCGCTCATTGCGGTTTTGCTCGGCTTTGTGCTTGGCGCTATTGTTATTACAATTACCGGTAAATCCCCTGGGGGTATGTTTCTTGCCATGGGGCGTACTCTTACCGGTATTGATTTTAGCGGTCGAACTGGTATCAATTTACGGTATGTGGGTGAGTTTATTTTACAAGCTCTCCCCATCACCCTTACAGGTCTTGCAGTTGCCTTTGCCTTCAGGACCGGGCTCTTTAACATCGGTGCCGAAGGCCAATTAATGGTGGGTTCTTTAGCTGCGGTCGCAGTAGCCCTCATGGTTAAGGCTCCGCCGGTTATTCATCCTATCATCGGTATTTTTGCTGCCATGGCTGCAGGAGCCCTCTGGGCATCAATCCCAGGACTTCTGAAGGCTCGCTTTAATGTCCACGAAGTCGTTGTGTCCATTATGATGAACTATACGGCCCTGCACTTTGTAAACTGGAGCCTTCTGCAGTTTGGTTCTGTCGACCGGGTTAAAACCCCCGAATTTCCACCATCTGCTACATTAAAAAGTGAATTTCTGGCCAATCTGACCAACGGGTCCCGGCTTAATTGGGGTATCATTCCGGTTATTCTTGCGGTAATTATTTTCTGGTTTGTCGTAGAAAAGACTACCTTTGGCTACCGGCTCAGGGCAGTCGGTTTTAATAAGGATGCGGCCCGCTATGCCGGTATGAAGGTAGAGCAGAATATCGTCCTTTCCATGATGATATCCGGGGCTTTTGCGGGACTGGCTGGGGCAGTCATTACCCTGGGGACCTTTAATTTCGGGCGGGTTCTGCCATCCTTTGAAGGCTATGGCATGGACGGAATCGCTGTTGCCCTGGTTGGCGGTAATCATGCGCTCGGTGTATTCCTTTCGGGACTCCTCTTTGGTATGCTTAAGGCTGCTCAGCCCCTCATGCAATCCCAGGGTATTCCCCGGGAAATTGCTTCCATTATTCAGGCATCTATCGTTCTCTTTGTAGCTATGAAACTAGGAATTGAGGCCGCTTTGGAATTCTTTACCCGAAAAAATGGAAACTCTCGTATCGTATCTCGAAAAATGGGAGGCAAGAAATGA
- the nusB gene encoding transcription antitermination factor NusB, whose amino-acid sequence MASRRKARILAFQALFSWETSKASIQDLVSFSWLDSEKRDAIDEGTATFARLLIAGTIENIETVDRLIKGHLKNWNFDRLNRVDLAIMRMSVYSLKYQKDVPPSIVIDEAIDIAKEYGTDDSFRFINGVLDAIKKDLQGGSGQ is encoded by the coding sequence ATGGCATCGAGACGTAAAGCACGAATATTGGCTTTTCAGGCCCTCTTTTCTTGGGAAACCTCAAAGGCTAGCATTCAAGACCTGGTGAGTTTTTCCTGGCTGGACAGCGAGAAACGAGACGCCATCGATGAAGGCACTGCAACTTTTGCCCGGCTGCTGATCGCTGGTACCATAGAGAATATAGAAACGGTAGATAGACTCATTAAAGGACATCTTAAAAATTGGAATTTTGACCGGCTTAATAGGGTTGATTTAGCAATTATGCGGATGAGTGTTTACTCTCTGAAGTATCAGAAGGATGTTCCTCCATCTATAGTTATTGATGAAGCCATTGATATTGCAAAAGAGTATGGCACCGATGATTCCTTCCGGTTTATCAATGGTGTCTTAGACGCAATTAAAAAAGACCTTCAGGGCGGATCGGGGCAATGA
- a CDS encoding alanine--tRNA ligase: MDANELRSKYIEFFKSKGHAQIQGKSLIPDNDPTVLFTTAGMHPLVPYLLGEPHPAGTRLTDYQKCIRTGDIDAVGDPSHLTCFEMLGNWSLGDYFKEGAITMSFEFLTDPKWLGIPIEKIGVTVFAGEEGIPRDDESAAIWKRLGIPEERIRFLPREDNWWGPAGTTGPCGPDTEMFIDTGRPSCGPDCGPGCKCGKWLEIWNDVFMQYNKTAEGTYEPLARKCVDTGMGIERTVTILNGKKSVYDTEIFAPLIAAVESISGYTYGSDTEKDKSVRIICDHGRAATFILGDPKAVSPSNVGAGYVLRRLIRRAVRHGRKLGIDRLFLTEIAEAVVEKFAAPYPELAENRNRIMEELQQEEQKFLETLQKGEHEFEKLLPNLLKDPRKIISGRLAFKLYDTYGFPIELTEELAAEHGMTINREEFDEAFKKHQELSRAGSEQVFKGGLADHGEQAIKYHTATHLLHKALRMVLGEHVAQKGSNITAERMRFDFSHPAPMTAEEIARVEAIVNEQIQRDLPVTMEIMSLEDAKASGAIALFGEKYEAQVKVYTIGDFSKEVCGGPHVDRTGKLGRFKIQKEQSSSAGVRRIRAVLE, translated from the coding sequence ATGGATGCTAATGAACTGAGATCGAAATATATCGAATTTTTTAAATCTAAGGGTCATGCCCAGATTCAGGGAAAGTCCCTGATTCCTGACAACGACCCTACGGTTCTGTTTACCACTGCGGGAATGCACCCTTTGGTGCCCTATTTGTTAGGAGAGCCCCACCCCGCAGGAACCAGACTGACGGACTATCAAAAGTGTATACGCACTGGCGATATTGATGCGGTAGGCGACCCCAGCCACCTTACCTGTTTTGAAATGTTGGGCAACTGGTCCCTGGGTGATTACTTTAAGGAAGGGGCCATCACCATGAGTTTCGAGTTTCTGACGGACCCGAAATGGCTTGGCATTCCCATAGAAAAAATCGGGGTTACCGTTTTCGCCGGTGAAGAGGGTATTCCCCGGGATGATGAATCGGCGGCTATTTGGAAGCGTCTTGGTATTCCTGAAGAGCGGATCCGTTTCCTTCCCCGGGAAGATAACTGGTGGGGCCCAGCGGGTACTACCGGCCCCTGCGGCCCCGATACAGAAATGTTTATTGATACGGGACGTCCATCCTGCGGACCTGACTGCGGTCCTGGCTGTAAATGCGGCAAGTGGCTCGAGATTTGGAACGATGTGTTCATGCAGTACAATAAAACCGCAGAGGGCACCTATGAGCCCCTGGCCCGGAAGTGTGTTGACACTGGTATGGGTATTGAACGCACCGTAACCATTCTGAACGGTAAAAAATCTGTATATGATACGGAGATCTTTGCTCCCCTTATTGCGGCGGTGGAAAGCATTTCAGGTTATACCTATGGCAGTGATACAGAAAAGGACAAATCGGTCCGCATTATCTGCGATCATGGCAGGGCGGCGACCTTTATTCTTGGTGACCCCAAGGCTGTAAGCCCCTCCAATGTGGGGGCGGGGTATGTACTGCGCAGACTGATCCGCCGCGCGGTTCGCCATGGACGTAAACTGGGTATCGACAGGCTGTTCCTGACTGAAATTGCGGAAGCGGTGGTAGAAAAATTCGCCGCCCCCTATCCTGAATTGGCGGAAAATCGCAATCGCATTATGGAAGAACTCCAGCAGGAAGAGCAGAAGTTCCTGGAGACTCTGCAGAAGGGTGAACATGAGTTCGAAAAATTGCTTCCCAATCTGCTCAAGGATCCCCGGAAAATCATCTCCGGCCGTCTTGCTTTTAAGCTCTATGATACCTATGGGTTCCCCATAGAGCTCACCGAGGAACTGGCCGCCGAACATGGTATGACCATTAACCGGGAAGAATTTGATGAAGCCTTTAAAAAACATCAGGAGCTATCCCGAGCTGGAAGCGAGCAGGTCTTTAAGGGCGGCCTTGCAGATCACGGCGAACAGGCTATTAAGTACCACACCGCAACCCATCTCTTGCACAAGGCCCTCAGAATGGTGCTGGGGGAACATGTGGCTCAGAAGGGTTCAAATATTACCGCTGAACGGATGCGGTTTGACTTTTCCCACCCTGCACCAATGACGGCTGAGGAGATTGCCCGGGTAGAAGCTATCGTAAATGAACAGATTCAACGGGATCTACCGGTAACCATGGAAATTATGTCATTAGAAGATGCAAAAGCCTCAGGAGCGATCGCCTTATTTGGTGAAAAATATGAAGCTCAAGTTAAGGTTTATACCATTGGTGATTTTTCAAAAGAGGTATGCGGCGGTCCTCATGTGGATCGGACCGGCAAACTGGGTAGGTTTAAAATCCAGAAGGAACAATCCTCCTCTGCTGGAGTACGTCGTATTCGGGCTGTATTGGAGTAA